The Lutzomyia longipalpis isolate SR_M1_2022 chromosome 2, ASM2433408v1 DNA window aaatatttgtttcaTCCAGGAATTTTAACactttcgcgtccacgtgaaggaaacattgaaacatgcgcttttttaacacttttaacccttttaacACAATAACGTCTTCTTTTGGCATCTTATATgttaatttaatgcatttctaatttgaaaaaataatttaattcattcacatttgataaattaaaatgtttcacgtttggatcTACGTATGATccaaagaacgcgaaaggATTAACCTTTATGCATTTTCTGAGATATgcccaataaaataaatgaaatctaTTCTaacgaaataattttctaaattttctttgttttttgaaaatgattttcacgaattttcatcaaaatcggttcagcagatttcttacaaaaaataaaaatgtttctcaagatcgattgcaaaaaaaatgatgccGAATGAAACATACGCTTCACGTAGTTGAAGAGTAAATACAGTGTGGGCGTGGTTTTTGGGATAAATCTTTgtctatttttcttcttggaattaatttcaatgaaaaaaaaaacattttaacttTCTCTGCAATAGTTTAGAAGATTTCCTTTGAATAGTATAAcggtgaatagactccttctTTGCACACAATTCTTTTTGAATCTTCTCTTTTACTCCACCGAATTGAATGagcttttcaaaaagaaattaaagttccaaagaaatacttttaaaaaattctttgctaaatgttaattgaaaaaaCAAGAAAGGAGGAAAAGCTTTGAGTGAAggcagagaaaattgagatgtaCCAACCCAAGATTCCATTACTTTTGTTAATGCCATCACCATCAGTGTTCCCATTGATGTGATTATCGGGATTATTAGTGTGGGGTAGGATCTCTTCTGCTTCGTCGTCGTCATCGTCGCCATTCTCTCCGTAGCCATTGATGCCATTCTCATGAATCTCTCCGTCGCCGTTGACGAGTAGCGTGCATTCATGATCATTCTTCATGATGATTTTGTAGCCACCTGGCTTCGTTTGAGGTGGTCTGTCCTCCtcctcatcatcatcgtcatcgTCATTAGCTGCAATTCCATTCCCATTGTAGATGTCATGAAAACCATTCTCAATGGCCACGTCGGCTgggatgaatttaattgaagccCTTGATTGGCGCTTCTCGGTGGGATTTGCGTCCACATAGGCCGTACTTTCGATCTCAACGACAATTTGGCTACTTTTGGTCATTTCTTCGGCATAAATGCCATTCATCCCATTGCAGGTGCCCTCAATGGAGCCCCCGTCGTCCATTACATTACATTCCTCTGCTAGATCTATCGGCGGTGGGGGCGGTTGGGGGGTGTCTGTAGTGACAATGAGAACATTGTCACTATCGCTGTCCTCTTGTCATCTCTCCATCTTCCACGCATTCGTTGTCTCCTCGATTCCGTGCACCAAATTAACAGCTAAGAGTGGATCATCTTGTTTctctaaatattattttttccacaatttattttccaaatgattatttttttttaattttttcaaatccattttgtccattttgcagcaagaaagaaattaaatagtttttatgcacaaaaaatgattatttcatGATGATTTGtgttttgtgttttgttgattttcctctttgaaaatttattttctgttgaaaagaattttctttataaattgttCTAACACCACCAgggagttttatttttttttttataaattaatagtGAGCATTagaagcaaaaataaataaaaaattaaaaaaatctaatgtaGCTTAGGGCAGGATTCAACGTAATAGAGCTtgttaaaaaactttattataaaaagtaaatattttatccagaatacagatttcttttaaaataaaagatttttttcaggtttttttaaacgaaggaaaaaattattttattttgataaaaaatgtcttattttgcGGCACAAAGAAATCTTcgaaatttcaacaatttcaaggatttcttgatTCCAGAATACGACCCAATATAAGATCAATTTCTGATAGATTCAAGATTTTAATCATGATCAATCAACATAAAAATGACTTAAAGGGCTGATAAAATAACTCAAATAAATAACTCTCGTTTataataaaagacaaaaaatcaataaaaaaaacttttatcttGAATACcaaatctatttaatttttattttaagagatttttatagcgaataccaaaattcttttatctttcattCTTAATaccaaaaagagttttttttacgcTGAATCTGACCCTTAAAAGGGCAAATTAAggtgcaaaattaaataaaataaagaaaactcgcattatatttttgtaagagattttcttatatttaaaaattatttttcattctttggtACCGAGATTAtggaatatttacaaaaaaaaaattaatgagattttttgaataatttctgtggacgttcaaaaataaatgcaaattttgatttaaaaatatctgaaaatttaaaaaataaaaaaaaagttaagaaaatatttaaaaataaataaatcgtatgaataaaaaaatcgttaataaATTAGTGCAATTGTCAAGGTTGCCGACTAACAAGGAAACAATCCCAGGTTCGAATACacctctacaatttttttcctcgtcaaaattaactttttaaaggCTATAATGTGAGTTTTCAGGTGTTTtataggataaaaaaaaagataaaataggGCCTTCCCACCACAAGTTTAGTCAAATTTAGTGTTATCACATTTGTTGTTTTGTTCTTCTCTCTAATTTATTTGTGTCTCATGGATATGGTTCGAGTTAGGAAACGCCGTAGCCTTGGCCACGTACCTTCGTATCCCTGATTATCGTGCATCTCCCGCGGTGGAGACATGACGTTCTCCTTGCCCTCCAGCACAGCCTTCAAGCATTGATGAATGCAGATGTACTGCTGTTCCGTCTGAACCATCCAGACGCGTTctagaaaaattccaaaattttattttttttttaaaccattttaccgatttttttttgagtattgGGTGTTACCTTTTCGCATTTGCCACACAATGCCGAATATATCTACATAATCAGCCACAACAATTTGCTGAAGGATGCGATCTAGCGCAATAAAAGTGCCTGAACGGCCTACACCGGCACTACAATGTACCACAATTGGTTTCTGATCTGGCCCAACGCGATCGCGGAATGCCCGCACAAAGCGTGCCAGTGTTTGAGGTAGATTTGGCACTCCAAAGTCAGGCCATGTTGTAAAGTGGAAGTGTCTGATGCATCGTTGTTGATcaccctgaaaaaaaaaatgattttttagcaAGGAAAGGGGTTGATGAAGAGGCTTCTCTTACCCGACTCATCATGAATTCCGTAATGACCCAATCAGGGTAGTTGCTAACATTTAGCATTTGTATCCGAATGTCCCCGTAGTACACGGGCACGGTGTCATTGGGCCAGTACCTATCGCACTTCTCGCGTCCCTTCTCGAAGCATCGCGTTAGCATCACGATGGCCCGTGAATTGCTCTCCCAGCACATTCGCCAGAAATCATCGCGTGTCGAGTGCAAGGGGCCCTGCGTGACGATGAATTCACGCGGGGAATTGTGCCCAGGCACGTAATTGGCATTGATGTAGTCTGAACCCTCCTCATCGTCGACAGGTTGCAATTTGAAGCGTGAATGGTCGTATGGCAGAATATTTGTAAAGCGATTCTTTGGTCTATTGCATGGCAAATCGGCAAATGTGCACGGCTGATCGCGTCCGACGTGCTTCAGCTCCTCAAATTCCTCGCTAAATCGAAAATCTGAATCTGCCGCCATTCTCCGGTAGTGCTCAGCGAAATTCTTAATCTCAATGGGGCGACTTGTCTCAATGACACTATCCGGAAGTGACATGTTATCACTCGAACGCGGCTCCTTTGTAGCCTTTCGCGGTCCGTTGCGTCGTTTCCGTATAAAGAACACAGCCACGAGGATGAGAATCAACAGACAGAGACTCACTGATGTTGCGATTATTATTGAGGTGTTATCTTGATCTACAGAAAtacaaagtaaaaaaagacCAAATACATAAATGCGAGAAAGAGATAATGttaggaaaaattatattaatagCACTTGGGTGTTAGAGAGCCCGAGCAACATTATGTAAGACTCACTGCAGCGCGAGTCAGTGAGTCGAATAAAATGTTGGCACACTTTTGCACACacgaaattttacatttttcacttaaaattttagctttaaaaaaatgcaataaaattaataatttaaaaggcATTGATTGGCAaactttataaagaaaaatgtagaagaaaaattaaaggacgCAATTGAGCAGAtaattgaagggaaaattgcATTCAGCAATAGAGGGAGCTGGAAGAGAAGTAAAATAGATAACAGAGGTCgctaaaaatacataataatacTGACCTAAATTTTCGTAAATcggacttaagttttttaagccaGACAAGTTTTAAAGCTAGCTCAAAGTGTAGAAGCTAGGCCTTAACTTTTTCAAGTCTCAAATTTCTTAGttcaaacttaattttttgtccTAAATTAGatttaagtttctttaagtCAGGCCTAAGTTTTTGTTATTAgacttttaagtttttaaagttagatcTGAGAAAATTGAGACTGAATGTATCTTTAAAGGCTGGACCTTAAGATAAGTTATTGCTGTCTTAAGATACAACTAAGTCTCGCTaagaagtgaatttcactTGACACATAGATGGGAAAAATAGAACATTGaatgggaagaaaataaataaaattacaaaaattacctAAATCAAATATAAcgaaaaatgaaaggaaattatAACAAAATTACTTCTactaattaaatagaattctaATATAACGAAAATCGATTTTTGTAGGTGAAAACTGTCcggaataatttgaatttgattaaGAAGTTACTTTTTTGTCCTATACGAAAATTCTACAGATTCAAATAGAttcttttctgaaaaaattaattctttttactGACTTtgaatatgtaaaaaaaaactaagattttattatctatttatttgtcaaaaatcGAATATATTCGATTAAAGGAAgatttttagaacattttgcgcaaaattttgtcaattttgaTTTAGAATTGATCTTTCTACATAATTTTGAAGTCAgacatttagaaaaaaaggtttttttttaaataaaagaaattgtttttctctcaattttaaattgaaaattactgataatttttcaagagaaaaactatcacaaaaaggaataaaagaaaaattaattctttcaatcAAAGTAATTTTCTGCAATAGTTGGCGACATTTAATTCATGCTCAGCATATTTTATTAACTAAACACCTGCTAAATCTCTCTTTTTGGCTTTtatgcaattatttttttcattctctatGCAACGCTTCAAgatgcaagaaaaattgctaaaatataACATAAATTTCTCACTTAATAAACTCTCTTTGcacaacttaaaaaaaatcacaaatttaccaacaaaaaatgaatgacGTGAGATTAGTttgcaaagagagagagagagacactAAATtagcattgaaaatttaaagaaatcacaacccacaaaaaatcacacacaatcgtaataaaaaatagaagaagaaacaaaaaaagagcacaaaatcatttaaaagtcTTTAACACTGTGAGACAATGAAAAGTAGAGCACTCACCCACAGACAAGAGGCcttaatatgtttttttgaTTTGGTTTTGCGtggagagaaagaagaaattaaacatTTGGTGGGACAcgaagaatgtttttttggaTTCAATTTTGAGGtgttttgaaagttttattttttgggaaatgtGCAAGAAAATGAGTCAAATGTTTTGGAGTTGTGAAatgtgaatgaatgaatgaatgaatgggGATTTGTGTGGCAAAACTCACCAGTTTGAATTGGAAAACTGTAGGCGGTGTCCGTGAATTTATCTGGTGCAGTAAATGCGCGCACCTTGACGCGATAGACTCTTCCCGATTTGAGTTGTCCGTTGCAGTAGCCAGTTTGTTTGATGTCGCAATTTTCAGCACCGATCGTGAAATCCTCCACTGAGTTATTCTTGAATGGGTAGTAGGGTTCGATCACCTGGTACGGTGGCCAGAGGCTGTAGCTCTGTACATCGCGCCACGAAGGCATTTCCAAGCCTGAGGCGTTCTTTGTGTCGTCTTCAGCAACAATGATGGTGTACATGATTACAGCTCCATTCTGGTCGGAGAAGTAATTTTTGCGGAAGCGAATTTGAATTGTGGATGAGCTACGATAGACCTCTGTGGGAACAACTTGTGTTGCTGGCTGTGGTGGTGCCAAAATGGGCATCTTCTGCTTCCACATTGTCTCCGGGCCATAGCCAATGACCGTCTGAGCTTGAATCCGGAAGACATAGGACTTGCCAGGGAGGAGATTCTTAATGACCCCGTGGAATTCAGTTGGCTTGAAGTCACGCACTTGCGTATGAGCTGATCCTTCGAGCCCATAAGTTATGGAGAATTGCCGAATTACCCCATTTTGCTCACTCGACGGCAGCGACCATTCAAAGGTAATCTCACTGGGTTGGATGTCCACCGGTTCAAAACGATCCACCCGCCCGGGAACGGATTCCTTCGTTGTGAAACTCGCCGAAACTGGAAGACTATTCCGCAAGACGCTGGATTCTGTACCCGAACGCACCACAACGGTAAACGTGTAGTTGCGATGGGGTTTTAAGTCTTTTATCGTAATACTGTCGTGCACCGTGAGATTCTGCACGTAGTTATTGTCAATTGTGAGGTATTGCACCTCAAAAGCATTGTACTCCCCATTCGGGATGTCCCATTTCAGTGTGATCTCCGTGTCTGTGATTCGTGTGGCATTGAGTTGGGTTATTGGTTCAGGGTACATGCGATCCTGTCGCTGAATTGGAAGACTCGCAACACCACCACTCACAGTCCACACGGTTATATTGTACAGCCGGCCAGGCATTAGGCCTATAAGCGTAAGAAGAATATTAGGCATTGttgattatataaaaaaaaattaattaaactaaagTTAGGAAGAAGTTATTTTTAGATCTTGAGATTCTTaagaaagcaaagaaaagtcaaatgagtaagtaaaaaaaaacacattgaTGTTGTAGGCTGAATCAGCGCaattttaatcacattttGGGGTTTGTGATTCACTTAAAAGAAGCTTATTCATCTCTGTATGGCATAACAGTTTATTTGAGGCCAAAAATTAAGTCATGCACTATTTTATTgaagatcaaaaaaatattaagaattcCCGAAAAAGACTTCTCACTacttttcctttgaaaatagttgaaaaaaaaagtatgaaaaatacgcttaaaaatacaaataatgacgtcaccattgtataattttttggaTTGTGTACTGTGCGTTCGCTCcgcaaagaaaaaggaaaaattgagaaaaatcgaGTGAAAATTCCCTGCCGATGTAGAATGCCAAGAGAAGCAAAGGAGATTTTTGACAAGGGTTCAAATAACTGACAATCttaccactgaggaaggcgtGGTGAAACGCCGATAGCTATGAGAAAGGATTCTCTTCTTTAAAACCCGCATCCCCTATTGACGCCCccggaaggagaaaattactcctaaagaaaattctacaaaaattctgtcaataattcattaattaaattaccattttaactttaaaaaatattttttcaaaattgtctgATTTTTTCTGGTGTAAATATCtaatttttaccttttcaaAACTCGCCGATGAAGTACAGGGTGGCCAagaaattagggcatgattttaaccgcgaataacttttgattaaaAACGTGAAAAGAAGCGTTTTGTTCACGACAAATATACTACTTTTCATGTCAAATAAATGCTGAATTGCCGATGATGGCAATATGTgcttttactcaaaaatattcttagaatGCTTGAATATTGCGTCGCATTAGGCCGGGAAAGgcctttttaattcaaatttagtcaaatattcaattttttaatcaccTTTGGATCATTTTAATGggttttgagaaaatcaataaacatGAAATCAAGTATATTTCAtcgttttccatacaaatggaaacttttacattttttaagatatcgacttgaaaaaaaaaagaaataaaactttttgagtttacgcatcTTTTGGTGGCGgaagttttcagatatctcaattcaatcaaaagttattcgtGGTTAAAATCATGCTCTAATTTCCTAGCCACCCTGTATTTCATGTATCATagacaaaaaaacacaatagtgacgtcatctattatttttttaaataaaatatttgacgatttttctcaGCTGTTTTAGATGAGTTAAGGGAAGATTGATTAATCTGTAAAGTTTACGCGTGTACTAATTCTTTCtccaaataaattcataatccATATagagatgaataaactcctttgactTTAAAAGCTTCAGTAAATGTtcgttaaataaaaaaaaaactttgcaattttagacataaaacattaaagctttaaaacgtttaaacaattaattttaaatttaaaataaaaaataaaattaatgaataaaattaaaacaggTAAAAAAGCTTCCAAAACTCACCTGTAAAGGTAACTTTGCGATCTGTATCATTTGCCAACTTCTCCTTATCCGGTATATCGGGATCCCCGAGGGAGAAGCGATAGAGGTCAAATTTGGAAGACATCTGCGGGGTTGGGGTGTAGCTGAGGGTGACCATGTCGCGTTCCTGAAGATTATTCACAACAAACACTTCGGACTGAATGAGGGGTTTAGTGCGTGTTGTGAGCTGAGTGATGTCACTGGTTAGTCCGTAGGAGATGGTGTGAATGCGGAATTTGTACTGAACCCCCGGCATTAGGTCCCCAATTAGGACATGAACGGTTGGAGTGTCATCCATCCCGAGCTTCCCATCTGCGTGGTCACCACCGACCCAACTCATTGGGGTCACGTAGACTTCAGACACATTCTTCGTGTGCACCTGATCGGGATTGGCCACAGGCCACCAGTGCACGAAATACGTCTCCACTCTACCCTCAGGTCGTGGCCATTCGAGGGTGATATTCGTGGAGTCCACGAGGGGGATGATGTTGGACACGGGATTGGGACGCACAGTCTGGTTCACGTGCTGCGGATTTGGGCTCTCAACGCCATAGCTGACTGTATTCACCTGAATCGTGTACTTCTCTCCCGGCGTCATGTCAGTCACATCAGCTTCTGTGGATTTCACGGAAGGCAACCTAATCCACTGACGTTCACTCTCAGTGCGGTATCGAATGGAGTATTCGCTAAATTCACTCTGAATCGGTGGCATCCACCGCACAAGCACGGAATTGCTTGTCACCTTTTCAATTGTCATGTTCCGCGGAGAATTAGGATCTGCAAAAGGATAAGAAGGCTTCTAGAAATTGACATCAAATGCAGGAGATAAGCttccattcaatttttctcctataatgcattttcccataCACGTTTTGCATAAACAATTCAGACAGACAACACGATGCATCGTCTTGAAAggtattttgcataaaattctgCTTGCTCTTCAACCTCTTCTCTGGATTGGcgcttttcaaaattaattcaatttgcaaattgttATTCTACTTCCCTgttggggaaaatttaaatttcacccCAAAGCTCGTTGTGAGCTTCCACAAAAGTTTacaaaagaacatttaattaaaatctttaattttatagcatttaatttttcctcgtgagttttaaattgtttcgtgtctttttttcctggaattgctttaattaaaaaaaataggaagtTGGTTTCGATAAagagtaaataaaatgaggaaTTAACGATGGAGGCGCCATGTAGTTATCAGAAGTCTTCAATGAATTCTTGAAGTGtttgaaaaaagttttctaaattattttttctaatttattttgtttctttagaCATTTTaactgtgtttttttttaattttattttattcaagaattgAGAATAGGTGAAATATTACCGAACTGCCATAAAAAATGcctaaaactttaattttataattttcgttaaagaaagaaaacttctctAGAAATAAACttcttcgtttattttttatactcAAAGgccaatttaaaataaaattctttaaatacagaaattaaaagtttgtttaaatattagagattttaacagttttttaaaaagaaattctagaTGCCTGAAGAAAGTATTTAACAGCACCGAATTGTcgtaaaaatgtcaaattacgttcatttaataatttgataattttcttgaactTCAAAAAACcttcttaataaattaatttcatttttttataattcaagGGCCaaggtaaaataattttaaatttttattttcactgtTGGGAGAGTCAGGATCTGACCTTTTTGAAATTCctcgtttattatttttgcttacgtttcggagctttatttctccttcctcaggtaTGCAATTACATTataaacaatattttacatttatattatttttttaacactttgaaatattttttaaacaattataatgaaaaaaatctaatgatattatataaatctagtcaaaataatctttcaattgttaaaattaaatacagaaatgaaaaaaaaaagattattttttacgaAATTCTTTTGCATCATAATGACCCTGATTTCCCTATAGCAACTTTGCGAAACTGGAACTCACAGGAAAACTCTCGGAAATTCCCCGAAGGAGACATTTctgaaagttttaaataaattctcttctcccaatttaattttctaggtaaagaatttaatctgtttgaaaataaaattaacgtaagaattttaacgattttctGATAAACCTTCTGTGTGAGTTTATCAgtcttttttatctctttattTTACAAAGTTCCCTTTTGTATTTGTGAAGATAAACTATTTGGAAagtttgttgcaaaatgtctCGTCCAGGGTGTTTTAAAACTTGCTGTAAAAGTTCGAGGGAACTTGCTGGTGAATGCAAAAATACGTGGTGGAAATTTCATAGGGGAGAACGATTTAAATCCAACCCTATGTGATTTTTCTaagcttttaatttgaaaggGTGATTGAACtttcatttccttttaaaaatatgaattttaattaaccaaatttagttttttatttaaaaaaaaagttaatcttAAGGGAAAAAAAGGTCAGATTGAGACTATCGTTCTgtaaaaaatgaaagcttGCAGAAAagcaaatagataaaaaatatactcACAGACAGCTTGGAAGTATGCATGGGGTTCACTACGGAGACCATGACTAAGGGCGAAGACTTTTATTTCATACCCAGCTCCGGGATACAAATTCTTTATGACTCTCCTCGAGTCGGTGGTGAGGATTGTCTTCATTTCGCCTGTGTCATTTCTCGAATACATAATCTCATATTTTTCCTGGCGCGAGTTGACGTCGCTCTTCCAGCTTATGTTGAGCCCTTCGCGAATAGACTTTAGATCCTCGATGATGGGTGAGGAGGGACGCGTGACAACGATGATGGTGGATTCATTTGATTCCACTTTTGCGGAGATTGCTTGCACTGTGAGGGAGTAGTTGCGTCCCGGGAGGAGTGTTTCGAGGGGGTAGGTTGTGCGGTCGGTGTTCATTGTGCTGGCATCCCCATTGAATGTCTCAACTTCGTGATAGCTAATTTTGTATTCATCCTGAGTACTGGCTGGATCGGGATCCCATGTAATGGTTACGAGGCCTGTTTGTTCGTTCGTGAAGGATCTCAAGCCGAGTACGGGAAGGGGTTTGAGGGTTACATCACCCGTTGCTGGCCACGATGTCACCTTACCCGACACGGTCTTCACGACAACTTGATATGTCTTGCCTGGCTCGAGATTCTCCCGAAATTCGAGCCATGCCACACTGTCACTGGTGCGGGGGACAAATTGTTGGCGCCGCGATGTGGCCAGCGACACTTGATACTTGTCGAACTCACTATTACCCTTTGGTGCCTCCCACTGTACTTTGAAGGAGTTGGAGGTGATGGAGTTCCAGTCGAAGCTCACATTCATTGGTCGTAGTGGCACAGTGCGGTACTGCGCTGTCGTGGGCAGGGAAATTTCATCCTCTGACATGGTCTGTACTGATATGTTGTACGCGCGCCCCGGCACGAGTCCCTTAAAGGCCGCCTGAGCTGGCCCCGGGGGTTCACCCTCCTTCTCCACATACAGCACACTCTCCAGGGCATCGGGTGGCTCTATCGACACCTTGTAGTGCGTATAAATCCCCGCGGGATACGGTGGCTGCCACAGCACCAACAGGGTTGTTTCATTTCTAAaccaaacaataaattttcccggCGTATTTGGTTctggaaaaaagaattttcattttctttgttaaaattttactttgatttttcattcattgggaagaaaatcatactaaaagaaaatcaatgagcCTATAAAATGATCAAATGAGATGCCAAAGTAGCCAACACCa harbors:
- the LOC129789827 gene encoding tyrosine-protein phosphatase 10D-like isoform X1; its protein translation is MLRKLQIYLFYTTFILLGPIAKLCQCADLVIEITGNLGQDDSYYRLDYYPPYGNPAPNTTIASRDIGDRIQFSHTLPGTRYNFWLYYTNATHHDWLTWTVSITTAPEPPSNLSVSVRSGKTVLISWSPPTQGNFTSFKLRVVGLSDPSTNRTIPIENDSLQYTLRDLTPGATYQVQAYTVFDGKESVAYTSRNFTTKPNTPGKFIVWFRNETTLLVLWQPPYPAGIYTHYKVSIEPPDALESVLYVEKEGEPPGPAQAAFKGLVPGRAYNISVQTMSEDEISLPTTAQYRTVPLRPMNVSFDWNSITSNSFKVQWEAPKGNSEFDKYQVSLATSRRQQFVPRTSDSVAWLEFRENLEPGKTYQVVVKTVSGKVTSWPATGDVTLKPLPVLGLRSFTNEQTGLVTITWDPDPASTQDEYKISYHEVETFNGDASTMNTDRTTYPLETLLPGRNYSLTVQAISAKVESNESTIIVVTRPSSPIIEDLKSIREGLNISWKSDVNSRQEKYEIMYSRNDTGEMKTILTTDSRRVIKNLYPGAGYEIKVFALSHGLRSEPHAYFQAVYPNSPRNMTIEKVTSNSVLVRWMPPIQSEFSEYSIRYRTESERQWIRLPSVKSTEADVTDMTPGEKYTIQVNTVSYGVESPNPQHVNQTVRPNPVSNIIPLVDSTNITLEWPRPEGRVETYFVHWWPVANPDQVHTKNVSEVYVTPMSWVGGDHADGKLGMDDTPTVHVLIGDLMPGVQYKFRIHTISYGLTSDITQLTTRTKPLIQSEVFVVNNLQERDMVTLSYTPTPQMSSKFDLYRFSLGDPDIPDKEKLANDTDRKVTFTGLMPGRLYNITVWTVSGGVASLPIQRQDRMYPEPITQLNATRITDTEITLKWDIPNGEYNAFEVQYLTIDNNYVQNLTVHDSITIKDLKPHRNYTFTVVVRSGTESSVLRNSLPVSASFTTKESVPGRVDRFEPVDIQPSEITFEWSLPSSEQNGVIRQFSITYGLEGSAHTQVRDFKPTEFHGVIKNLLPGKSYVFRIQAQTVIGYGPETMWKQKMPILAPPQPATQVVPTEVYRSSSTIQIRFRKNYFSDQNGAVIMYTIIVAEDDTKNASGLEMPSWRDVQSYSLWPPYQVIEPYYPFKNNSVEDFTIGAENCDIKQTGYCNGQLKSGRVYRVKVRAFTAPDKFTDTAYSFPIQTGLLSVDQDNTSIIIATSVSLCLLILILVAVFFIRKRRNGPRKATKEPRSSDNMSLPDSVIETSRPIEIKNFAEHYRRMAADSDFRFSEEFEELKHVGRDQPCTFADLPCNRPKNRFTNILPYDHSRFKLQPVDDEEGSDYINANYVPGHNSPREFIVTQGPLHSTRDDFWRMCWESNSRAIVMLTRCFEKGREKCDRYWPNDTVPVYYGDIRIQMLNVSNYPDWVITEFMMSRGDQQRCIRHFHFTTWPDFGVPNLPQTLARFVRAFRDRVGPDQKPIVVHCSAGVGRSGTFIALDRILQQIVVADYVDIFGIVWQMRKERVWMVQTEQQYICIHQCLKAVLEGKENVMSPPREMHDNQGYEDIFKSKFAFIFERPQKLFKKSH
- the LOC129789827 gene encoding tyrosine-protein phosphatase 10D-like isoform X2; its protein translation is MLRKLQIYLFYTTFILLGPIAKLCQCADLVIEITGNLGQDDSYYRLDYYPPYGNPAPNTTIASRDIGDRIQFSHTLPGTRYNFWLYYTNATHHDWLTWTVSITTAPEPPSNLSVSVRSGKTVLISWSPPTQGNFTSFKLRVVGLSDPSTNRTIPIENDSLQYTLRDLTPGATYQVQAYTVFDGKESVAYTSRNFTTKPNTPGKFIVWFRNETTLLVLWQPPYPAGIYTHYKVSIEPPDALESVLYVEKEGEPPGPAQAAFKGLVPGRAYNISVQTMSEDEISLPTTAQYRTVPLRPMNVSFDWNSITSNSFKVQWEAPKGNSEFDKYQVSLATSRRQQFVPRTSDSVAWLEFRENLEPGKTYQVVVKTVSGKVTSWPATGDVTLKPLPVLGLRSFTNEQTGLVTITWDPDPASTQDEYKISYHEVETFNGDASTMNTDRTTYPLETLLPGRNYSLTVQAISAKVESNESTIIVVTRPSSPIIEDLKSIREGLNISWKSDVNSRQEKYEIMYSRNDTGEMKTILTTDSRRVIKNLYPGAGYEIKVFALSHGLRSEPHAYFQAVYPNSPRNMTIEKVTSNSVLVRWMPPIQSEFSEYSIRYRTESERQWIRLPSVKSTEADVTDMTPGEKYTIQVNTVSYGVESPNPQHVNQTVRPNPVSNIIPLVDSTNITLEWPRPEGRVETYFVHWWPVANPDQVHTKNVSEVYVTPMSWVGGDHADGKLGMDDTPTVHVLIGDLMPGVQYKFRIHTISYGLTSDITQLTTRTKPLIQSEVFVVNNLQERDMVTLSYTPTPQMSSKFDLYRFSLGDPDIPDKEKLANDTDRKVTFTGLMPGRLYNITVWTVSGGVASLPIQRQDRMYPEPITQLNATRITDTEITLKWDIPNGEYNAFEVQYLTIDNNYVQNLTVHDSITIKDLKPHRNYTFTVVVRSGTESSVLRNSLPVSASFTTKESVPGRVDRFEPVDIQPSEITFEWSLPSSEQNGVIRQFSITYGLEGSAHTQVRDFKPTEFHGVIKNLLPGKSYVFRIQAQTVIGYGPETMWKQKMPILAPPQPATQVVPTEVYRSSSTIQIRFRKNYFSDQNGAVIMYTIIVAEDDTKNASGLEMPSWRDVQSYSLWPPYQVIEPYYPFKNNSVEDFTIGAENCDIKQTGYCNGQLKSGRVYRVKVRAFTAPDKFTDTAYSFPIQTDQDNTSIIIATSVSLCLLILILVAVFFIRKRRNGPRKATKEPRSSDNMSLPDSVIETSRPIEIKNFAEHYRRMAADSDFRFSEEFEELKHVGRDQPCTFADLPCNRPKNRFTNILPYDHSRFKLQPVDDEEGSDYINANYVPGHNSPREFIVTQGPLHSTRDDFWRMCWESNSRAIVMLTRCFEKGREKCDRYWPNDTVPVYYGDIRIQMLNVSNYPDWVITEFMMSRGDQQRCIRHFHFTTWPDFGVPNLPQTLARFVRAFRDRVGPDQKPIVVHCSAGVGRSGTFIALDRILQQIVVADYVDIFGIVWQMRKERVWMVQTEQQYICIHQCLKAVLEGKENVMSPPREMHDNQGYEDIFKSKFAFIFERPQKLFKKSH